In Thermoanaerobaculia bacterium, the genomic stretch CTGGATGATCCATCGTCGGACCGATCCTGGGTTTTTGATACCCCACGGGGTAGATTCTCGATTGTCAACAAGCGTCAGAATCCTCTCTGGACGGCACCGGACTGGGATTACATCGAACGAAACGAACCCCTTCCGCGATCCCATGCCGATCGAATTCAGCCCGGAGTTCTCGGGGAATTCGCTCTGGATCTGAATATTCCCAACTATATGATTCATGGAACCCTCTATTCCCGGCTTCTTGGAAGAAACGTGACCCATGGCTGTATTCGCGTGGGACGTGACGATCTGAGGGTTCTGTGGCAGCGGGTCCCGATCGGGTCTCCGGTCTTCATCTTCTGATGATGCGCACCCTGGCCTTGATTTTCTTCGTTTTTTTCTTGACGCCGATCCACGCCGATGAAGCCCGGGCTCCTTCCCCTTCCGGCATTCCAGTAAGCGAGGAAGCTGAGATGGCCGCATCCGGAGACTTTTACTACACGCTTCATCTGAACGAATCCTACCTGGCTCTCTGCCATTCCGGAGTAGAACTGACCCGCTATTCGATCGATTCTCTGACCCTGCGGGAACCCCGCTTTTTCCGAACCGTCGGCAATGCCGGAATGTCCTATCCCAACCTCTGGACCGACAGCTCACTCTATCCTGAATGGACCCTGCGTCGTGTGACCATCGTTCCGGGAGATGAAAGCACCCGACCCTCACCTGACGTGGCGGGGATCATTCCGCCCACGATGGAAGAGCTGATTCCCGTTCCGGACCGATTTGAAATCAGGTACCGGGAAGATCACTGGATTCGGTTTTCTCTTCAAGGTGAGATTCCCGGGTCAAAAAAACCCTTTGAGTCATTGTCAAACCGCCTGCTTCGATGGATCCGGAACCTCAACCCATCTCCTCCTCACAAGGGAATGAGAATTGACATCGTCCTGAGCGGAACAGAGGGAGCACGGCTGTACCGGTCCTATGTGGACCACAGTTCCCTTCTCATCCTGCCCTGAACCCTGCAAGGAACCGTCAGGACTGGTTCAGAATGGAATCGATCTCCTTCTGGATCGTTTCTTCATCTCCGGCTTCAAAGCCCAGGTGGTAATAGAGGATCTTACCCTTACCATCCAGAATGAAGCTTGTAGGGAATGCCCGGACCCTGTACAGGTCCTTCACTACGTCAGGTCCATTTTCTGAAGCTTCCAGAAAGTGAAAGGTAAGGCCGTGTTCCGAAATAAAATCCTTCGCACGCTGTGTGTCTCTTCTTCCTTCAATGGCAATAACGCTGACTCCCTTATCCTTTCCACTTTCCCATATCGGTTCCAGGCGTGGCAACTCCACGCGGCAGGCAGGTCACGTGGGAAACCAGAAGGTCAACAGTGTCGCCTTCTTTCCTCTCAACTCCTGGAAGTCACGGGAAGCTCCATCATATCCTGAAAGAGAAAAATCGGAAGCCAGCGGAGCCCGTTCCTCGCGAAGATTCTCGACGTACTGATCAAAGGTGTCTGCGGGCGCAGGCTCCCTTTCATAAATCTCTCGCAAAACATCGAGAGCAGCTTTATCTCCCGCAAAAACAGCATCGGGAATCACCGATTCCCGTGCTTCCTCCACCCGTCCCATCGCAAGCAGGGTCCGACCCCGGTAGACGTTGAGGGGATTCTCCCCCACGCCCACCAGGCTGAAGGTTTCAACCTCTCCGGCCTTCTGGAAGGTGTTCAGTGCATCATTAAACTTATTCAAATGAAATTGAGCCCATCCCTTCAGAGCCAGGCTCTCGGCCTTTCGTCTTCCCGCATAGCGCTCCAGGCGCTCCGGGGTAAAGTCATAGTCAGGGTAGTCCTTTTGAAAGGCTTCCGGTGTCGCGAAGTTCAAAGCCGCCTCTACATTGGAGAGGACGTAGTTCCACTGATCACAGGATTGACAGGCATGGGCTACCCGGATGAGTTCGTCATAAGAAAGCCCGGCATCCTTTGCCAGCTTCCCAGCCAGTGTTTCTATATCCCCACAGCGTTCCAGCCGGCCCAAGGATGAGATTTTCAGGACCTGGATCATTGTTTTACTGGTTGAGGCGTGGACCCTGGGTTCCAGAATCTTCATGTACGTGAGAAACCCCTCCGCATCCCCGCCTTCGTCTACCATGTAGTAGTAGAGAGTGTCCAGAATGTCAGGAGTGTGGTCGCTATCCGGGTAAAGTGCGAGAAAATCTTTAAAGATTTTGATCTTCTCATCACTCTTCTGGGCCTTTCCATATGCTTCCTCCGCCTTTGCATAGGCCTGATCAATTGCGGCTTTCGTGGGGCCGCATCCGGAAAGAAAAACCTGAAGTAAACATATCATGACAAATACTGCAGAACGGCTCATGGGACCTCCTTAGAAAACTTTCCCATTGTATCATCTCAATCATATTGGCCATATTGGAACTTTCTTTGCTTTAATCCGTATATTTTCGATATGAAAACCATCATGTCCATAGTCGTTGTGCTTTCGATTCTTGCCTGCGGTCCCCGGCACGGTTCGGAAGCAGGAAAAGAAGGAAATAAAAAGGAAGAAAAACCCCCTCTCGTCGAGGTCGAAACTGTCACCAGCGGCCCCATCCGGCATGTAACCGCAGTCACAGCAACACTTGAAGCCGAACGGAGAGTGGAAGTCGTGACCGAAACCATGGGGGTCGTAGAGCAGATCCTTACCGAAGAGGGTCGAACCGTTCAGACGGGGGAAACTATTGCCATCCTGAAACACAGGGATGAAGAGATCGCCCTGGAAAGGGCTCAGGTCGAATATGACCACCAGTCCCGCGAGCTGGAGAGGAACCGAAAACTCTTTGAACAGGGTCTGCTTTCGCCGGAATCGATGGCACAGACCACATATCTTTATGAACAGTCGCGCGTGGCTCTGGATGACGCAAAGATGCGCTTGAATAAGACCTACATCACGGCACCCTTTCACGGGATCGTATCCCGCCGTCACATTTACGTGGGTCAGCACGTCCAGGCTCTCTCCCCCCTCTTCACTCTGACGGACAGCGACCCTCTTCTGGCAAGAATTTTCCTTCCGGAGGAAACAGCCTCGAATATCCGGGTCGGTCAGGAGGTAAAGGGTCTGGCGAGGGAAGGCGCGGTTTCATTCCTGAGCCGCGTCCTGCGCATATCACCCGTTGTGGACTCTCAGACCGGCACGGTCGAGATCGTATTATCCATTTCCCGGGCACCGGAACAGCTTATGCCCGGTTCTTTCGTTACCTTTGACGTGGTGGACAAGGTAAAGCCCGCCGCAACCCTGGTGCCCCTGCGTGCCCTTGTATCGGAGCTGGACCAGACATGGGTATTCACGGTGAACGATAACGTCTCCCATAAACGGGATGTGAAGATCGGCTGGAGGAATGGCACCGTTGCAGAGATTCTGGAAGGGGTTGAGCCCGGGGAGAAGGTTGTCACCGTAGGCAAGGAAGGGCTGAAGGAAGGGACAAAGGTCACTCTTGAGGCTGCCGCCCCGGCACCACCCGAAACGGAGGAAGATCAGGACTCCGCATCCGGAGAATAACCGGTGAGCCTATCTTCCCTTTCCGTCCATCGTCCGGTCACTACGGTCATGGTGACGATCGCCATTGTCATGTTCGGCCTTGTGGCGATCACGCGACTCCCAATCAACCTGCTTCCTGACATTACCTATCCGACGTTCGTCGTAGAGGCTGCCTTCCCCGGCGCCTCACCCATGGAAGTGGAAAATCTTGTCGCCCGCCCGATCGAAGAGGCCGTGGGTGTCCTTCCCGGTGTTCACAGGATCCGAAGTCGATCGACTGCGGGCCTGGCTCAGGTGACGATCGAATTCGGCTGGGGTACCAACCTTGACCTCGCCACCATGGATGTGCGTGAAAAACTTGATTTACTCGTCCTTCCCGAAGAGGTCGACAAACCTCTCATTCTGAAATATGATCCCCTCTCCGATCCGATCCTTCGTCTCTCCTTCCGGGGGAACGCTCCCCTTTCCGTGCTGAGGACCTTTGCCGATCGAACCATTAAACGAAACCTGGAAACCATTCCCGGCGTCGCAGCAGTGAAGGTGCTTGGAGGTCAGGATCGTGAAATCCATGTCGTCATTCTTCCGGACCGACTGCGGGTCCTGGGCGTCACGCTGGAAGATGTGGAAACAGCCCTTGCCCAGCACAATGTCAATATCGCCGGAGGGAGCCTCTATCAGAACGATGCCCGGTTTACCGTCCGAGCGCTGAATCAAATGCTGACTCCGGAGGATGCGGGAAATGTCCCCGTAAAGATCGAGGCGACCACACCGGTATATTTGAAGGATGTTGCCGATGTTTCCTGGGGATACCAGCGGCCCGAAGCGATGGCTGCAACCGAGGAGGGACCTTCCATAGAACTGGCCATCTATCGGGAGGGCGATGCAAATGTCGTGGCCCTCTCCAAGCGAATCCAGCGGTATCTCCCTTCCCTGGACAAGCTTCTTCCGCCCGAGACCTCTCTGGATACACTCTTTGACGCCTCTTCCTATATCAAAGATGCCATCTCCGAGGTTCGTTCCAATGCGGTCGTGGGAGGGCTGATCGCAATTGCCATCCTTTTCTTCTTCCTGGGCAGTTTTCGAGCGACTCTTGCGGTGGGCCTGTCCATTCCCATCTCCATTATCGCCACATTCTTTCTGATGGATCAGTTTGGAATCACACTCAACCTGATGTCGCTGGGAGGGCTGGCCCTCGGGGTCGGCATGCTGGTGGATAATGCCATTGTCGTGATTGAAGCCATCGAAAGGAGAGCGGAGCGGGGCTCGCCCTTTCCAGGGGCCGCGATTGAAGGCACGGGTGAGATTGCCGGTGCCATTACGGCATCCACTCTTACCACAGTTGCCGTCTTCCTTCCCGTGCTCTTCCTCAAGGGTTTTGCCGCTCAAATGTTCAGGGATGAAGCTCTTACGGTCACCTTTGCCCTCCTGGCTTCACTGGTTGTTGCCCTTTCGCTCATTCCGATGCTAACGGCCCGACTTAGCGGAAACCAGAAACGGAAGGGATTTTTCCCTGCATCCATTGCAGAGCGTTATCAGAAATTTCTGGGCCCGGTTGTAAGGCGGCCGGGGCTGACCGTATTCCTCTTTCTGGCTCTCTTTCTTGCAGCCGTCTTTATGGCACGCAACCTCCAGGTCGATCTCCTCCCCCCCCTCCATCAGGGAACTCTGATTTTGAATGCCAAGCTGCCCCCGGGTACGCGCCTGGAGTCGACCGATGTCTTTGCCCGTGAATTAATTGCCTTTGCCAAAGACTTACCCGGCGTCACCGACGTTTTCGCCACCTCGGGACGTTGGCAGCGGGGAAGTCAGCCCGAGGAAGAACGCGGAGAAAACACGACCGAAATCTATTTCAAACTCAAGGGTCGGGACATCTCCGTCGTGGAGGAAAACCTTCAGAGCTCGATTGCCGAATTTCTATCAAGTCGACCAAGACTGACCTATACCTTCACTCAGCCGACTCTTCTTTCTTTTTCCACTCCCATCGAAATTGAGATCATCGGTTCGGATCTGGACGATCTTCAACATGCGGGAGAAACCGTTCTGGAAGCCCTCGCGTCCCAACCCTTTCTTAAAGACGTTCAATCCACGGCCACAAAACGGTCTCCCGAGATTCAGGTCAGTTTTCTGCCAGCCCGCCTGGCATTTTACGGACTCACTTTCGGTGAAGTTGCGGAGGCGATCCGAAAACAGGTGGAAGGCACGATTGCAACAAAGCTGGACGTTGGAGAAGAGGAAATCGGTGTGCGCGTGAAGACCTTCGAAGGTGACGTCCTGGAAGTCGATGCCCTAGCGGGAATCAAAGTGGGCCGGCGTGGAGATAAGGATATCCTCCTTTCTCAGGTGGCGAAAGTAGAAAAGGGCCTGGGTCCGTCGGAAATTCAGCGGGTGGGTCAGCGCCGGGTCGTTACCGTTACCGCCAACCTCAGGGGTATCTACCTTTCCGGCGCAGTGAGCCAGATCCAGACGGTACTGGATCAGCTTCATCTGCCCGCCGGGGTCCAGGCCGTCGTATCCGGAGCCAACCTGGAGATGCAGGAAAGCTTTCGCGGCCTTCTTCTTGCCTTTCTTCTGGCGGTTTTCTGCGTGTACGTCGTGATGGCTTCCCAGTTTGAATCCTTCCTCCATCCCTTTATCATTCTTTTCACAGTGCCCCTGGGTATCATCGGTGCCATCTTCACGTTGACCCTGCTTGGACTGCAGGTGAATGTTATTGTACTGATCGGTATCGTCATGCTCTCCGGGATTGTCGTCAATAATGGCATCGTCATGGTGGACACAGCCAACCAGCTCCGTCGCGGAGGCCTCTCACCCGAGAAGGCGGTTATCGAGGCGGCGGGGCTTCGCTTTCGCCCCATTCTCATGACCGCGTTGACCACCATTCTGGGCCTCTTACCTCTCAGCCTGGGAATGGGACCCGGTGCCGAGCTGAAAGCTCCCCTGGGAATTACCGTGGTCGGCGGCCTGTCCTTCGCAACCCTTCTC encodes the following:
- a CDS encoding TlpA disulfide reductase family protein, with the protein product MELPRLEPIWESGKDKGVSVIAIEGRRDTQRAKDFISEHGLTFHFLEASENGPDVVKDLYRVRAFPTSFILDGKGKILYYHLGFEAGDEETIQKEIDSILNQS
- a CDS encoding efflux RND transporter periplasmic adaptor subunit — translated: MKTIMSIVVVLSILACGPRHGSEAGKEGNKKEEKPPLVEVETVTSGPIRHVTAVTATLEAERRVEVVTETMGVVEQILTEEGRTVQTGETIAILKHRDEEIALERAQVEYDHQSRELERNRKLFEQGLLSPESMAQTTYLYEQSRVALDDAKMRLNKTYITAPFHGIVSRRHIYVGQHVQALSPLFTLTDSDPLLARIFLPEETASNIRVGQEVKGLAREGAVSFLSRVLRISPVVDSQTGTVEIVLSISRAPEQLMPGSFVTFDVVDKVKPAATLVPLRALVSELDQTWVFTVNDNVSHKRDVKIGWRNGTVAEILEGVEPGEKVVTVGKEGLKEGTKVTLEAAAPAPPETEEDQDSASGE
- a CDS encoding efflux RND transporter permease subunit — protein: MSLSSLSVHRPVTTVMVTIAIVMFGLVAITRLPINLLPDITYPTFVVEAAFPGASPMEVENLVARPIEEAVGVLPGVHRIRSRSTAGLAQVTIEFGWGTNLDLATMDVREKLDLLVLPEEVDKPLILKYDPLSDPILRLSFRGNAPLSVLRTFADRTIKRNLETIPGVAAVKVLGGQDREIHVVILPDRLRVLGVTLEDVETALAQHNVNIAGGSLYQNDARFTVRALNQMLTPEDAGNVPVKIEATTPVYLKDVADVSWGYQRPEAMAATEEGPSIELAIYREGDANVVALSKRIQRYLPSLDKLLPPETSLDTLFDASSYIKDAISEVRSNAVVGGLIAIAILFFFLGSFRATLAVGLSIPISIIATFFLMDQFGITLNLMSLGGLALGVGMLVDNAIVVIEAIERRAERGSPFPGAAIEGTGEIAGAITASTLTTVAVFLPVLFLKGFAAQMFRDEALTVTFALLASLVVALSLIPMLTARLSGNQKRKGFFPASIAERYQKFLGPVVRRPGLTVFLFLALFLAAVFMARNLQVDLLPPLHQGTLILNAKLPPGTRLESTDVFARELIAFAKDLPGVTDVFATSGRWQRGSQPEEERGENTTEIYFKLKGRDISVVEENLQSSIAEFLSSRPRLTYTFTQPTLLSFSTPIEIEIIGSDLDDLQHAGETVLEALASQPFLKDVQSTATKRSPEIQVSFLPARLAFYGLTFGEVAEAIRKQVEGTIATKLDVGEEEIGVRVKTFEGDVLEVDALAGIKVGRRGDKDILLSQVAKVEKGLGPSEIQRVGQRRVVTVTANLRGIYLSGAVSQIQTVLDQLHLPAGVQAVVSGANLEMQESFRGLLLAFLLAVFCVYVVMASQFESFLHPFIILFTVPLGIIGAIFTLTLLGLQVNVIVLIGIVMLSGIVVNNGIVMVDTANQLRRGGLSPEKAVIEAAGLRFRPILMTALTTILGLLPLSLGMGPGAELKAPLGITVVGGLSFATLLTLFFIPALYKLFTRK